A genomic window from Zalophus californianus isolate mZalCal1 chromosome 13, mZalCal1.pri.v2, whole genome shotgun sequence includes:
- the FPGS gene encoding folylpolyglutamate synthase, mitochondrial isoform X3 → MKRARSLATLWPAAEKVRWRAAMERPGPSASPLSAKTASFQDAVRTLNTLQTNAGYLEQVKRQRGDPQTQLEAMKLYLARSGLQVEDLDQLNIIHVTGTKGKGSTCAFTERVLRSYGLKTGFFSSPHLVQVRERIRINGQPISPELFTKHFWHLYHRLEETKDGSSCVSMPAYFRFLTLMAFHIFLQEKVDLAVVEVGIGGAYDCTNIIRKPVVCGVSSLGIDHTSLLGDTVEEIAWQKGGIFKVPGSPGERRYLDGLGLALKAQHGVPAFTVLQPDGPLAVLRDRAQQISCPLYLCPPLEALEEGGPPLTLGLDGEHQRFNAALALQLARCWLQQKGHQGLGELKVSRPSVLRQMPLAPVFQPTPHMRHGLRDTEWLGRTQVLRRGPLTWYLDGAHTTSSVQACVRWFRQALHRGQRPSRGPEVRILLFNSTGDRDSAALLKLLQPCQFDYAVFCPNLTEVSSAGNADQQNFMVTLDQVLLRCLAHQQYWSHLAEAQASPDLWSPPSPEPGEPTSSLLASHPPCTHSTSSLVFSCISHALQWISQGRDPVLQPPSPPQGLLAHPVAGSGASVLREAAAIHVLVTGSLHLVGGVLKLLEPALSQ, encoded by the exons GATGCTGTGCGCACACTGAACACCCTGCAGACCAATGCTGGTTACCTGGAGCAGGTAAAGCGCCAGCGGGGTGACCCTCAGACACAGCTGGAAGCCATGAAGCTGTACCTGGCCCGGAGTGGGCTGCAG GTGGAAGACTTGGACCAGCTGAACATCATTCACGTCACTGGGACCAAGGGGAAG GGTTCCACGTGTGCCTTCACCGAACGTGTGCTCCGCAGCTATGGCCTGAAGACAGGATTCTTTAG CTCTCCCCACCTGGTGCAGGTGCGGGAGCGGATCCGCATCAACGGGCAGCCCATAAGCCCCGAGCTCTTCACCAAGCACTTCTGGCACCTCTACCACCGGCTGGAGGAGACCAAG GACGGCAGCAGCTGTGTCTCCATGCCTGCCTACTTCCGCTTCCTCACACTCATGGCCTTCCACATCTTCCTCCAAGAGAAG GTGGACCTGGCAGTGGTGGAAGTGGGCATTGGTGGCGCTTACGACTGCACCAACATCATCAG GAAGCCTGTGGTATGTGGCGTCTCCTCTCTTGGCATCGACCACACCAGCCTTCTGGGGGACACAGTGGAGGAGATCGCATGGCAGAAAGGGGGCATCTTCAAGGTACCAGGCAGTCCTGGGGAGAGGAGGTACCTGGACGGCCTGGGCCTGGCCCTCAAGGCTCAG caTGGCGTCCCTGCCTTCACGGTGCTCCAGCCTGATGGTCCCCTGGCAGTGCTGCGGGACCGTGCCCAGCAGATCTCC TGTCCTCTCTACCTGTGCCCACCACTGGAAGCCCTGGAGGAAGGGGGGCCACCGCTGACCCTGGGCCTGGACGGAGAGCACCAGCGGTTCAACGCCGCCTTGGCCTTGCAGCTGGCTCGCTGCTGGCTGCAGCAAAAGGGCCACCAGG GCCTCGGGGAGCTGAAGGTGTCTCGGCCCAGCGTCTTGCGGCAGATGCCCCTGGCACCCGTGTTCCAGCCCACGCCCCACATGCGGCATG GGCTTCGGGACACGGAGTGGCTGGGCCGGACGCAGGTGCTGCGGCGCGGGCCCCTCACCTGGTACCTGGACGGCGCGCACACCACCAGCAGCGTGCAGGCCTGCGTGCGCTGGTTCCGCCAGGCGCTGCACCGCGGCCAGAGGCCCAGCCG cggCCCTGAGGTACGCATCTTGCTCTTCAACTCCACCGGGGACCGGGATTCCGCGGCCCTGCTGAAGCTGCTGCAG CCCTGTCAGTTTGACTATGCTGTTTTCTGCCCTAACCTGACAGAGGTGTCGTCTGCTGGCAACGCAG ACCAGCAGAACTTCATGGTGACCCTGGACCAGGTGCTGCTCCGTTGCCTTGCACATCAACAGTACTGGAGCCACCTGGCTGAGGCGCAGGCCAGCCCAGACCTCTGGAGCCCCCCCAGCCCGGAGCCTGGTGAGCCCACATCCTCGCTGCTGGCTTCCCACCCACCCTGCACCCATAGCACCAGCTCCCTCGTCTTCAGCTGCATCTCCCACGCCCTGCAGTGGATCAGCCAAGGCCGGGACCCTGTCCTTCAGCCACCCAGTCCCCCACAGGGCCTCCTTGCCCACCCTGTGGCAGGCAGCGGGGCCAGTGTGCTCCGTGAGGCTGCCGCCATCCATGTACTGGTCACGGGCAGCTTGCACCTGGTGGGCGGCGTCCTGAAGCTGCTGGAGCCTGCCCTGTCCCAGTAA
- the FPGS gene encoding folylpolyglutamate synthase, mitochondrial isoform X5, with the protein MSQARCHLRAALFLAAVSPRGATTGVTARRGLSAWPAPQEPGMEYQVEDLDQLNIIHVTGTKGKGSTCAFTERVLRSYGLKTGFFSSPHLVQVRERIRINGQPISPELFTKHFWHLYHRLEETKDGSSCVSMPAYFRFLTLMAFHIFLQEKVDLAVVEVGIGGAYDCTNIIRKPVVCGVSSLGIDHTSLLGDTVEEIAWQKGGIFKVPGSPGERRYLDGLGLALKAQHGVPAFTVLQPDGPLAVLRDRAQQISCPLYLCPPLEALEEGGPPLTLGLDGEHQRFNAALALQLARCWLQQKGHQGLGELKVSRPSVLRQMPLAPVFQPTPHMRHGLRDTEWLGRTQVLRRGPLTWYLDGAHTTSSVQACVRWFRQALHRGQRPSRGPEVRILLFNSTGDRDSAALLKLLQPCQFDYAVFCPNLTEVSSAGNADQQNFMVTLDQVLLRCLAHQQYWSHLAEAQASPDLWSPPSPEPGEPTSSLLASHPPCTHSTSSLVFSCISHALQWISQGRDPVLQPPSPPQGLLAHPVAGSGASVLREAAAIHVLVTGSLHLVGGVLKLLEPALSQ; encoded by the exons ATGTCGCAGGCACGCTGCCACCTGCGCGCCGCTCTCTTCCTGGCAGCAGTTTCTCCGCGCGGTGCAACGACCGGGGTCACGGCGCGGCGAGGGTTGAGCGCGTGGCCCGCGCCGCAGGAGCCCGGCATGGAGTATCAG GTGGAAGACTTGGACCAGCTGAACATCATTCACGTCACTGGGACCAAGGGGAAG GGTTCCACGTGTGCCTTCACCGAACGTGTGCTCCGCAGCTATGGCCTGAAGACAGGATTCTTTAG CTCTCCCCACCTGGTGCAGGTGCGGGAGCGGATCCGCATCAACGGGCAGCCCATAAGCCCCGAGCTCTTCACCAAGCACTTCTGGCACCTCTACCACCGGCTGGAGGAGACCAAG GACGGCAGCAGCTGTGTCTCCATGCCTGCCTACTTCCGCTTCCTCACACTCATGGCCTTCCACATCTTCCTCCAAGAGAAG GTGGACCTGGCAGTGGTGGAAGTGGGCATTGGTGGCGCTTACGACTGCACCAACATCATCAG GAAGCCTGTGGTATGTGGCGTCTCCTCTCTTGGCATCGACCACACCAGCCTTCTGGGGGACACAGTGGAGGAGATCGCATGGCAGAAAGGGGGCATCTTCAAGGTACCAGGCAGTCCTGGGGAGAGGAGGTACCTGGACGGCCTGGGCCTGGCCCTCAAGGCTCAG caTGGCGTCCCTGCCTTCACGGTGCTCCAGCCTGATGGTCCCCTGGCAGTGCTGCGGGACCGTGCCCAGCAGATCTCC TGTCCTCTCTACCTGTGCCCACCACTGGAAGCCCTGGAGGAAGGGGGGCCACCGCTGACCCTGGGCCTGGACGGAGAGCACCAGCGGTTCAACGCCGCCTTGGCCTTGCAGCTGGCTCGCTGCTGGCTGCAGCAAAAGGGCCACCAGG GCCTCGGGGAGCTGAAGGTGTCTCGGCCCAGCGTCTTGCGGCAGATGCCCCTGGCACCCGTGTTCCAGCCCACGCCCCACATGCGGCATG GGCTTCGGGACACGGAGTGGCTGGGCCGGACGCAGGTGCTGCGGCGCGGGCCCCTCACCTGGTACCTGGACGGCGCGCACACCACCAGCAGCGTGCAGGCCTGCGTGCGCTGGTTCCGCCAGGCGCTGCACCGCGGCCAGAGGCCCAGCCG cggCCCTGAGGTACGCATCTTGCTCTTCAACTCCACCGGGGACCGGGATTCCGCGGCCCTGCTGAAGCTGCTGCAG CCCTGTCAGTTTGACTATGCTGTTTTCTGCCCTAACCTGACAGAGGTGTCGTCTGCTGGCAACGCAG ACCAGCAGAACTTCATGGTGACCCTGGACCAGGTGCTGCTCCGTTGCCTTGCACATCAACAGTACTGGAGCCACCTGGCTGAGGCGCAGGCCAGCCCAGACCTCTGGAGCCCCCCCAGCCCGGAGCCTGGTGAGCCCACATCCTCGCTGCTGGCTTCCCACCCACCCTGCACCCATAGCACCAGCTCCCTCGTCTTCAGCTGCATCTCCCACGCCCTGCAGTGGATCAGCCAAGGCCGGGACCCTGTCCTTCAGCCACCCAGTCCCCCACAGGGCCTCCTTGCCCACCCTGTGGCAGGCAGCGGGGCCAGTGTGCTCCGTGAGGCTGCCGCCATCCATGTACTGGTCACGGGCAGCTTGCACCTGGTGGGCGGCGTCCTGAAGCTGCTGGAGCCTGCCCTGTCCCAGTAA
- the FPGS gene encoding folylpolyglutamate synthase, mitochondrial isoform X4, with protein sequence MSQARCHLRAALFLAAVSPRGATTGVTARRGLSAWPAPQEPGMEYQDAVRTLNTLQTNAGYLEQVKRQRGDPQTQLEAMKLYLARSGLQVEDLDQLNIIHVTGTKGKGSTCAFTERVLRSYGLKTGFFSSPHLVQVRERIRINGQPISPELFTKHFWHLYHRLEETKDGSSCVSMPAYFRFLTLMAFHIFLQEKVDLAVVEVGIGGAYDCTNIIRKPVVCGVSSLGIDHTSLLGDTVEEIAWQKGGIFKHGVPAFTVLQPDGPLAVLRDRAQQISCPLYLCPPLEALEEGGPPLTLGLDGEHQRFNAALALQLARCWLQQKGHQGLGELKVSRPSVLRQMPLAPVFQPTPHMRHGLRDTEWLGRTQVLRRGPLTWYLDGAHTTSSVQACVRWFRQALHRGQRPSRGPEVRILLFNSTGDRDSAALLKLLQPCQFDYAVFCPNLTEVSSAGNADQQNFMVTLDQVLLRCLAHQQYWSHLAEAQASPDLWSPPSPEPGEPTSSLLASHPPCTHSTSSLVFSCISHALQWISQGRDPVLQPPSPPQGLLAHPVAGSGASVLREAAAIHVLVTGSLHLVGGVLKLLEPALSQ encoded by the exons ATGTCGCAGGCACGCTGCCACCTGCGCGCCGCTCTCTTCCTGGCAGCAGTTTCTCCGCGCGGTGCAACGACCGGGGTCACGGCGCGGCGAGGGTTGAGCGCGTGGCCCGCGCCGCAGGAGCCCGGCATGGAGTATCAG GATGCTGTGCGCACACTGAACACCCTGCAGACCAATGCTGGTTACCTGGAGCAGGTAAAGCGCCAGCGGGGTGACCCTCAGACACAGCTGGAAGCCATGAAGCTGTACCTGGCCCGGAGTGGGCTGCAG GTGGAAGACTTGGACCAGCTGAACATCATTCACGTCACTGGGACCAAGGGGAAG GGTTCCACGTGTGCCTTCACCGAACGTGTGCTCCGCAGCTATGGCCTGAAGACAGGATTCTTTAG CTCTCCCCACCTGGTGCAGGTGCGGGAGCGGATCCGCATCAACGGGCAGCCCATAAGCCCCGAGCTCTTCACCAAGCACTTCTGGCACCTCTACCACCGGCTGGAGGAGACCAAG GACGGCAGCAGCTGTGTCTCCATGCCTGCCTACTTCCGCTTCCTCACACTCATGGCCTTCCACATCTTCCTCCAAGAGAAG GTGGACCTGGCAGTGGTGGAAGTGGGCATTGGTGGCGCTTACGACTGCACCAACATCATCAG GAAGCCTGTGGTATGTGGCGTCTCCTCTCTTGGCATCGACCACACCAGCCTTCTGGGGGACACAGTGGAGGAGATCGCATGGCAGAAAGGGGGCATCTTCAAG caTGGCGTCCCTGCCTTCACGGTGCTCCAGCCTGATGGTCCCCTGGCAGTGCTGCGGGACCGTGCCCAGCAGATCTCC TGTCCTCTCTACCTGTGCCCACCACTGGAAGCCCTGGAGGAAGGGGGGCCACCGCTGACCCTGGGCCTGGACGGAGAGCACCAGCGGTTCAACGCCGCCTTGGCCTTGCAGCTGGCTCGCTGCTGGCTGCAGCAAAAGGGCCACCAGG GCCTCGGGGAGCTGAAGGTGTCTCGGCCCAGCGTCTTGCGGCAGATGCCCCTGGCACCCGTGTTCCAGCCCACGCCCCACATGCGGCATG GGCTTCGGGACACGGAGTGGCTGGGCCGGACGCAGGTGCTGCGGCGCGGGCCCCTCACCTGGTACCTGGACGGCGCGCACACCACCAGCAGCGTGCAGGCCTGCGTGCGCTGGTTCCGCCAGGCGCTGCACCGCGGCCAGAGGCCCAGCCG cggCCCTGAGGTACGCATCTTGCTCTTCAACTCCACCGGGGACCGGGATTCCGCGGCCCTGCTGAAGCTGCTGCAG CCCTGTCAGTTTGACTATGCTGTTTTCTGCCCTAACCTGACAGAGGTGTCGTCTGCTGGCAACGCAG ACCAGCAGAACTTCATGGTGACCCTGGACCAGGTGCTGCTCCGTTGCCTTGCACATCAACAGTACTGGAGCCACCTGGCTGAGGCGCAGGCCAGCCCAGACCTCTGGAGCCCCCCCAGCCCGGAGCCTGGTGAGCCCACATCCTCGCTGCTGGCTTCCCACCCACCCTGCACCCATAGCACCAGCTCCCTCGTCTTCAGCTGCATCTCCCACGCCCTGCAGTGGATCAGCCAAGGCCGGGACCCTGTCCTTCAGCCACCCAGTCCCCCACAGGGCCTCCTTGCCCACCCTGTGGCAGGCAGCGGGGCCAGTGTGCTCCGTGAGGCTGCCGCCATCCATGTACTGGTCACGGGCAGCTTGCACCTGGTGGGCGGCGTCCTGAAGCTGCTGGAGCCTGCCCTGTCCCAGTAA
- the FPGS gene encoding folylpolyglutamate synthase, mitochondrial isoform X2, giving the protein MSQARCHLRAALFLAAVSPRGATTGVTARRGLSAWPAPQEPGMEYQDAVRTLNTLQTNAGYLEQVKRQRGDPQTQLEAMKLYLARSGLQVEDLDQLNIIHVTGTKGKGSTCAFTERVLRSYGLKTGFFSSPHLVQVRERIRINGQPISPELFTKHFWHLYHRLEETKDGSSCVSMPAYFRFLTLMAFHIFLQEKVDLAVVEVGIGGAYDCTNIIRKPVVCGVSSLGIDHTSLLGDTVEEIAWQKGGIFKVPGSPGERRYLDGLGLALKAQHGVPAFTVLQPDGPLAVLRDRAQQISCPLYLCPPLEALEEGGPPLTLGLDGEHQRFNAALALQLARCWLQQKGHQGLGELKVSRPSVLRQMPLAPVFQPTPHMRHGLRDTEWLGRTQVLRRGPLTWYLDGAHTTSSVQACVRWFRQALHRGQRPSRGPEVRILLFNSTGDRDSAALLKLLQPCQFDYAVFCPNLTEVSSAGNADQQNFMVTLDQVLLRCLAHQQYWSHLAEAQASPDLWSPPSPEPGEPTSSLLASHPPCTHSTSSLVFSCISHALQWISQGRDPVLQPPSPPQGLLAHPVAGSGASVLREAAAIHVLVTGSLHLVGGVLKLLEPALSQ; this is encoded by the exons ATGTCGCAGGCACGCTGCCACCTGCGCGCCGCTCTCTTCCTGGCAGCAGTTTCTCCGCGCGGTGCAACGACCGGGGTCACGGCGCGGCGAGGGTTGAGCGCGTGGCCCGCGCCGCAGGAGCCCGGCATGGAGTATCAG GATGCTGTGCGCACACTGAACACCCTGCAGACCAATGCTGGTTACCTGGAGCAGGTAAAGCGCCAGCGGGGTGACCCTCAGACACAGCTGGAAGCCATGAAGCTGTACCTGGCCCGGAGTGGGCTGCAG GTGGAAGACTTGGACCAGCTGAACATCATTCACGTCACTGGGACCAAGGGGAAG GGTTCCACGTGTGCCTTCACCGAACGTGTGCTCCGCAGCTATGGCCTGAAGACAGGATTCTTTAG CTCTCCCCACCTGGTGCAGGTGCGGGAGCGGATCCGCATCAACGGGCAGCCCATAAGCCCCGAGCTCTTCACCAAGCACTTCTGGCACCTCTACCACCGGCTGGAGGAGACCAAG GACGGCAGCAGCTGTGTCTCCATGCCTGCCTACTTCCGCTTCCTCACACTCATGGCCTTCCACATCTTCCTCCAAGAGAAG GTGGACCTGGCAGTGGTGGAAGTGGGCATTGGTGGCGCTTACGACTGCACCAACATCATCAG GAAGCCTGTGGTATGTGGCGTCTCCTCTCTTGGCATCGACCACACCAGCCTTCTGGGGGACACAGTGGAGGAGATCGCATGGCAGAAAGGGGGCATCTTCAAGGTACCAGGCAGTCCTGGGGAGAGGAGGTACCTGGACGGCCTGGGCCTGGCCCTCAAGGCTCAG caTGGCGTCCCTGCCTTCACGGTGCTCCAGCCTGATGGTCCCCTGGCAGTGCTGCGGGACCGTGCCCAGCAGATCTCC TGTCCTCTCTACCTGTGCCCACCACTGGAAGCCCTGGAGGAAGGGGGGCCACCGCTGACCCTGGGCCTGGACGGAGAGCACCAGCGGTTCAACGCCGCCTTGGCCTTGCAGCTGGCTCGCTGCTGGCTGCAGCAAAAGGGCCACCAGG GCCTCGGGGAGCTGAAGGTGTCTCGGCCCAGCGTCTTGCGGCAGATGCCCCTGGCACCCGTGTTCCAGCCCACGCCCCACATGCGGCATG GGCTTCGGGACACGGAGTGGCTGGGCCGGACGCAGGTGCTGCGGCGCGGGCCCCTCACCTGGTACCTGGACGGCGCGCACACCACCAGCAGCGTGCAGGCCTGCGTGCGCTGGTTCCGCCAGGCGCTGCACCGCGGCCAGAGGCCCAGCCG cggCCCTGAGGTACGCATCTTGCTCTTCAACTCCACCGGGGACCGGGATTCCGCGGCCCTGCTGAAGCTGCTGCAG CCCTGTCAGTTTGACTATGCTGTTTTCTGCCCTAACCTGACAGAGGTGTCGTCTGCTGGCAACGCAG ACCAGCAGAACTTCATGGTGACCCTGGACCAGGTGCTGCTCCGTTGCCTTGCACATCAACAGTACTGGAGCCACCTGGCTGAGGCGCAGGCCAGCCCAGACCTCTGGAGCCCCCCCAGCCCGGAGCCTGGTGAGCCCACATCCTCGCTGCTGGCTTCCCACCCACCCTGCACCCATAGCACCAGCTCCCTCGTCTTCAGCTGCATCTCCCACGCCCTGCAGTGGATCAGCCAAGGCCGGGACCCTGTCCTTCAGCCACCCAGTCCCCCACAGGGCCTCCTTGCCCACCCTGTGGCAGGCAGCGGGGCCAGTGTGCTCCGTGAGGCTGCCGCCATCCATGTACTGGTCACGGGCAGCTTGCACCTGGTGGGCGGCGTCCTGAAGCTGCTGGAGCCTGCCCTGTCCCAGTAA